A segment of the Methylomonas paludis genome:
CGGAATCAAGCAGACGATAATCAATGCGTTGAAGATTACAGCAGACTGAATAGCTGAATGCGGGCTACTTAAGTGCATAATGTTCATGGCACCTAATTGCGGATAAGTCCCTACAAAAGCGGCGGGAATAATAGCGAAATATTTAGCAATATCATTGGCGATACTGAAGGTAGTCAGAGCGCCACGCGTCATCAGCATTTGCTTGCCGATTTCTACAATCTCGATAAGCTTGGTCGGATTAGAATCCAAATCCACCATATTGCCCGCCTCTTTGGCTGCCTGAGTACCTGAATTCATAGCCACCGCGACATCGGCTTGTGCCAATGCCGGGGCATCATTAGTGCCGTCACCGGTCATGGCAACAATCTGGCCCTTGCTCTTATGCTGACGAATCAAGGCCAGCTTGGCTTCAGGGGTAGCTTCCGCCAAAAACTCGTCTACCCCTGCTTCAGCGGCAATTGCAGCGGCAGTTAAGGGATTGTCGCCAGTAATCATAATGGTCTTGATACCCATGCGCCGTAGTTCGGCAAACCGCTCCCGTATGCCGGGTTTGACCACATCCTTCAGTTCTATCACACCTAATATAGTGCCGCCATCCGCAACAACCAGGGGTGTACTGCCACTTTGCGCCACTTCCTCGACCTTACGAAACACCTGTTCAGGAAAGGGATGATTCAAGAATTCCACGTGTCTACGCATGGCATCAACAGCACCTTTACGGATTTGTCGACCAGCCACATCAACACCGCTCATCCGAGTCTTGGCAGTAAACGGATAAAACTCCCCACGCATTTGCTCCTGACTATGAAATCGCTGCTGAGCCAAAGCCACGATGCTGCGACCCTCCGGGGTCTCATCCGCTAAGGAAGCCAGACAAGCCGCATCCGCCAAAAACTTTTCGGAAACGCCGGAGGCGGGATAAAAAGCTGAGGCATGACGATGACCAAAGGTAATAGTACCGGTTTTATCCAGCAGCAAAATATCGACATCGCCCGCAGCTTCTACAGCGCGGCCTGAGGTGGCAATGACATTGGCTTGTAGCATGCGACTCATACCCGCTACCCCAATAGCTGATAGCAGACCCCCAATGGTAGTAGGAATCAGGCACACCAACAGCGCAGTGAGTACGGTAATAGTGACCGGTAAACCCTGGACACTGGTTTCGGTGCTAAATACGGAAAACGGCAAAATGGTGGCCGTAGCCGTTAAAAATACGAATGTCAAAGCCACCAGCAAGATGGTCAAGGCGATTTCGTTGGGTGTCTTGCCGCGTTTGGCGGTTTCCACCATCGCGATCATCCGTTCAAGAAAACTGTCACCTGGATTGCTGGAAACACGTACCACCAACCAATCGGACAATACCTGTGTACCACCAGTAACTGAACAGAAGTCACCGCCGGATTCGCGGATAACAGGAGCCGATTCGCCGGTAATCGCGCTTTCATCAATCGAAGCTTCACCTAAAATCACTTCACCATCCGCAGGAATCAAGTCACCGGCTTCGACTAGATAAAGATCACCCTGCCGCAATTTATCTGCCGAGATTAGAGTCCATGCCGCGTCATTGTTTGCTTCAGCCAATTTTTTAGCCGCTACGGTTTTACGTAAGGAACGTAGCGATGCTGCTTGCGCTTTACTACGACCTTCGGCAAGTGCTTCTGCAAAATTGGCAAATAGCAGAGTGAACCACAACCACAGGGCTATCGATAAAATAAACATTATTGATTCACCACCACCCACCATGGTCTTAACCAATAAAACTGTCGTGCCGAGACTACCGACCAAACAAATAAACATTACCGGGTTGCGCAATTGAACGCGCGGCGACAGTTTACGAAATGACTCCACCAGCGCCGGCTGAATCAGCTTGGCATCAAATAAGTCGAATTTAGTACGGCTCATGGTTGGCTCCATTGACCATGCGGCCACAAAGCAAAATGTTCCGCGAATGGACCCAGTACCAACGCAGGAAAATAGGTTAATGCGCCGACAATCAACACCGTGGCTATCAGCAATACAATAAACAAAGCACCGTGAGTGGGTAATGTACCCTCTCCCGGTAACAGTCTATGCTTCTTGGCCAGCGCGCCGGCAATTGCCAAATATGGGACTATGGAAAAAAAGCGCCCAAACCACAAAGCCACAGCGAGCATGGTGTTGTAATAGGGCGTATTGGCGGAAAGTCCGGCGAAAGCGCTGCCGTTATTATTGGCTGCCGAAGAAAATGCATAAAGCACTTCACTGAAACCATGCGACCCCGGATTCAGAATCCCCAACTTGCCATCCGGCAGCAATATCGATATAGCCGTACCGACCAAAACCAGCAACGGGGTTATCAAAATAGAAATTGAAATCATTTTCATTTCATAGCTTTCGATTTTCTTACCTAAATATTCTGGGGTGCGTCCTATCATCAAACCAGAAATAAACACAGCAATGATGGCAAAAATCAGCATCCCGACCAAACCCACTCCGACACCACCGAAAACCACTTCACCCACCTGCATCAACCACATACAGACGAATCCGCCAATTGGAGTAAAAGAGTCATGCATGGCATTAGAGCCTCCGGTACCCGATGCAGTAGTGATGACTGCCCACAAAGCAGAACCATCGCTGCCAAAACGCATTTCCTTGCCCTCCAGATTGCCGCCACTTTGATCCAGACCCAAGTGACTAAGCAAGGGATTCCCTGCCTGTTCGGCATACATCGCCACCAAGGCAGAGCCGGCAAACATAAAGACCATAGTAAATAAAATAGCCCACCCCTGACGTGTATCACCGACGATACGTCCAAAACTGAAACACAAAACCGCCGGGATTAGAAACATTGCCAACATACCGGCGAAATTTGTCAGCGGGGTGGGGTTCTCGAAAGGATGAGCCGCATTGACGTTAAAAAAGCCACCCCCATTATTACCCATCACTTTGGTGGCATCTAAAGAAGCCGCAGGCCCCATAGGCAAAATCTGCTTTCTTATAGAAACCGACTCAGTCACGGCTTGCCCGTTAGCATCCTTAATCGGCTGCCCGGTTGCATCCAATTTAGGTGTCTGATATTGCGTAACATCCATAGTTTGTATTGCGACAAAGGGTTTAAAATTCTGAATAGCCCCCTGTTGCACAAGAAAAATTGCCAGTATTACTGACAAAGGGAGTAACACGTAGGTACAGGCGCGCACCATATCTACCCAAAAATTGCCGATAAAGGCTGTCTCATGGCGAGCAAAACCACGGAACAACACAAAAGCCACACAAAGCCCGGTAGCCGGTGCAACAAAGTTCAAAAAACCCAGTCCCAGCATTTGCGTCAAATAACTCATCGTAATTTCGCCGGCATAACCCTGCCAACAGGCTGCAGTGAGGAAGGAAATCGCTGTATTTAATGAGGAGTCGGGGCTGACTGCGCTTAAATCCTGTGGATTTAACGGTAAATCGGCTTGCCAGCGCTGCAAGGCATAGACCCATAAGGCAGCGAGAGCATTAAATAATACCAATACATAAGCATATTCCTGCCAGTGCATTTCCTTACGCGCATCAATGCGCAAGAGTCTGAACAAATACTGTTCGAAAGGTGCCAGCACAGTCAAGAAACCAGATGGTTCCATTGCCGCAGTAATAAAGGCTCCAAGTGGTTTTACTGCAAGCAGTAATATCAGTAGAAATACCACTAATAAGCTAATAGCATGGGAACTCATGTGAAATCCTCTGGATTGATCAGTGCAACTATCAAATACACCACCAAACACATAACAACCAACAGGCTAATCGTGTATTCAGCTGTCATTTGCGATTCTCCAAGACATCACAACCTTTGATGAGGAATAGGGCCAAAACCAGAAACAGCAGGTATAAAGCAAGATAAAAGATATCCATTGCATAACTCCTTAAAAAGTAAAGACAATGGATAAATATTAAAGACTTTGAAGTAAAGTTCTCGTAAAGACTTGTCAACTAAAAAGAAACAATCTGCATCGAATTATTAAACAATTATCAAAAACAGACTCAAGGTTCAGGCATTAAAAAAGCCGGTTTAACCCGGCTTTTAAATCAAAACCACCAATTAAATTTAGCGATACTGCTGGATTGGCAACATTAAAAAACACCGCCATTGAGTAAAAACAATGTGCCTATACTGGCAAAAAAACCTAAGAGTATGGCCGGCATCCAGCGTAAATGCAGCGTAAAGGTATACCCCTCGCCTTCTTTCATATGTCCTTTCATTAAACCCAATACATGCAAGGCTGGCGCAGAACCAATCGCCAATAAACTGCCGCCCACGCCCAAGGTTAAAGTCAATAACAGCCATTGTTGCATCGAAAAAGGCGGATGCATGTTTAACACAGCAAACATTAAGGTACCGTTATCAATAGACGACGATGATAAACCAATCATGATATTGGCTAAAGTTGGGCTAATTTCTGTAAACAGATAATGAGCCATAGCATCCAAATAACCTAAAAAGCTCAATGCTCCCACTATCATCATGGCGCCATAGAAAAATAACAGAGTATCCCAATCAACTCCGGCAATACACTTAAAAACATCAAAGCCCTTTTTAGAATCAATTGTTTGGCGTGTTTCGGGAATTAAAAAATGACTCAATTTTTCGGATTTAGTTAAATAATACGCAAAGAATTGTAATATCGCTAAGCCAAACATCATGCCGGCTATGGCCGGCATATCAAAAAAAACATTTGATAAAATGGTCAGACTAAAAGTAAATATAAATATAAAGACAATCCTCTTGCTGCCACGCTTTAACGCAGGTGTTTCTTTAGTAAAGACCGGATTTTCTTTAGTCACTGCAAAATGCATTATTGATGCCGGGACTAAAAAATTCACCATACACGGAATCGTTAAATTAAAAAACTCAGTAAAATGCAACATATTTTGTTGCCAAACAAAAAAGGTGGAAATCCCCCCCAACGGACTTATTGTCCCTCCGGCATTAGCGGCAACCACTGCATTCAATCCTGCCAGACCAACGAACTTAGGTTGATCCTTACCTATGACCAAAATGATATAGCCCATCAACAAACCGACAGTCAAACTACTAATCACTAGCGACAGCACAAAGGCCAACACGCCGGTAATCCAAAATAATTGCCGATAACTATATTGCCTATTGACTAAAACAATGCGCAAAGCGTCGAATATCCCCCGCTCGGTCATAGAATTCAAAAAAGTCATCGATACGGTAATAAATAAAAACAACTCTGCATAAGCTGTTAAATTATTTTGAAAAACCACGGCAACATTTTTGGCTGAACCATATTCCATACTATAGTAAACAAATATTGATCCCCAAATTAATGCCGAACCCAAAACCATAGGCTTTGCTTTGCTCAATTGATGCAAGTCTTCAGTCATTGCAATAGCATAAACAATAAAAGTGACTGCCACCGCAAAATAGCCCACGAAATGATGCTTCAAATCTAATTGTGTTACCGCGCCGATTTCTTCTGCAAAAACAAAAGACGGCAAAAGACACATTAATATTAAAATAAAGAATTCCCTAATCCTGAAAAGCTTATGTGTGTTTTTCACTTGATCTCACTTATTAACCTTAAAATATAAGCATCTGATTGATAACTATGGTATGACGGGCAAAAGCCTTGCACATCACTTACAGCTTCAATTTGGTTGAACAACCTTCAAATACTAAAGATTTAGGTATAAAGATTTTGTAAAGATCTGTAAACAAATAAAAAACTCACTGTTTCATATTTAAGAACAATTGAGCAGCGCTGGATTTGACTAACAGGACTGATGCCAAGTACTTTCATAGCAAGCACCGGCCGTCCAGAACATTGTAAAGACGCCTGTTAAGGCACGGAGACGAGAACCATCCAGCAAGCTACTTGGTAAAGCTCAGCTTATTTCTGAGTTCCATCAATTCATTTTTATTCAGATCGGAAACCAACCAATAATTCATATTCTGGAAATTGAAGGCGAGTACATTAAATCCGTTACGAGTAGTGGCGTACTCCTGCTGTAAGCCATTTTGGTTTTCAGGCCAGATGAAAACATTGATCAAATGCTGTCTGCGCCGATACACTAAAGCGGTGACTGGTCTGGCTGCCAAATAATCCAAACGACCGCCAACCAGCGGGTATCCCTGTTCGCTCAGATCTATCACCAGCGGAGAAAAATCCAGTTTGCCGTTAAACCAGGGCTTCACAGTATGTTGATCGGAAGATGCCACATCGGTTAAATGCGCCGCCATCAAAGAGCGAATATGGTCGGAAACAATTTCATCAACCAAAAGATCAAACCTTGATGCAGGTTGTAATTGATACCCCAGGCTAACCGATAACAATACGATTGAAAATGCTGCCAATGGCTTCAGTAAGCTCTGTGAGGGCCACAGGTTGATAAATCGACTTTTGGGTTTTTCAGTATTTCCGTCAATTTTTTGCAGAGCAAGGCTAAGGCTATCGGGCACCCGATGGTAATTCATGCTTTGACGGATGCTATTGCTCAGATTTGTCAGCTGCAATACTTCATTTTGGCAGTGCTTGCAAATTTCCAAATGTGCTTCCACATCCAGAATCCGCTGCAAATCTAATTCATTATCCAGATAAGCCGAAATTAAAGAAGCCACTATTTTGCAATTCATTGCGATACCTCCCCTCTAAAATGCGGAGCAAGTAAGCTGCGCATCAAACCACGAGCACGGGCCAATCTAGACATAACAGTACCGACAGGTATTCCTGCAATTCCGGCGATCTCATGATAAGAAAACCCCTCCTGCTCTCTTAATACCAACACCTCTCTGAATTCAATGGACAGTTCCTGCATGGCTTGGTTGATCAAATCCCGATCCACAGTTTGAAACATGATTTGTTCAGGCGTCGAATTGTTAACAACTGACTCAGACAATTGATTTAACAGCTCACCATGACCACTCTCTTCATCAAACTCTTCCATTTGCAGATTGTTCTTGGACTTTAGCCAGGTGTAGCAAGTATTTCTGACTATCGCCAAAAGCCATGCTTTAGCGTCCGCACCTCTAAATCCATCAAAATGTCGAAACGCCTTCATATAACTCTCTTGAACGATATCTTCGGCGTCCTGATGATTTCGGGTTAACCATTTTGCCAAATTGTAGGCCGCATCCAGGTGTGGAATAGCAATTTGATTGAATCTTTTTATCTTGTTTTGCTTAATCAAGGAGCCACCCGCCAAAGTTCCATACCTGATATTGACTTGCTTAAGTGTTTATTTATTCCCAATAACGCATTTATTTGTAAACGTCGGGAATAAATTGGCAACCTAAACGGTAGAGAAGTAATGAATTCAGTTAACTTTACAACAATCTGGAGCTTTTGTTATGCGAGACAAGATAAATCGAAGAGATTTTATAAAACTGGCTGGTATCGGTGGGGTGGTTTTTGCTTCCGGCCTGGGATTTGATGCCATCGCCAAAGCACAACATGGCAAGCTCTCCCCCCCCCGGATATCAGGACTTCTTCTTTGTCCAACTTTCCGATACCCATTGGATTCAATGGCCCGCTCATCAATCCCAATGCCGATCAGACCTTACTCAAAGCAATTGAAAGTATTAATCGTTTAAAGCATCAGCCGGATTTTATTGTTTTCACCGGCGATTTAACCCACACTACCGACGATCCGCAAGAAAGACGGCTACGAATGCAGGCGTTTCGAAAAATTATAAGTAATCTGCACGTCAAAAATATCAAATTTTTACCGGGCGAACATGACGCATCCCTGGATAAAGGTGCCGCCTATCAAGAGTTTTTCGGCGATTTACATTATAGCTTCGACCACAAAGGCATTCATTTCATCGCACTGGATAATGTCTCCGATCCGAAAGCGCTACTAGGACCAGCCCAATTAGATTGGCTAAAAGCCGATCTTGCTCAACAACATACCGATGCACCTATCGTTGTGTTAACTCATCGTCCACTTTTTGATTTGTACCCACAATGGGACTGGAATACCCGAGATGGTCAGTCGGCACTGGATTTATTGCTGCCTTTCACTAATGTGGCAATTTTTTATGGACATATCCATCAGGAACATATTCATACCACTGAACATATCATCCATTACGGCGCAAAATCGTTGATATTTCCTTTACCTGCACCTGGCTTGGCGCCTAAGCGTGCACCAATTCCCTGGAAAGTAGACCAACCTTATGCTGGTTTAGGCTATAGAAATATTGAGTCTTATTCAAAACAGAAAACCTACTCAATTGACGAGATAGCTATCAGCGCAGGAGAATTGATATGAACCATAAATTAATGATTATCTACTTACTGGCGTTGGCTACACTAGTGGCAGATACCCACGCCGACACAAATAATGCAGCCGAAGCGGATATTCCCGTTATCGTTATTACAGCAAGTCGATTTGTGTATAGCCCCAATCAAATTACTATCAAAAAAGGCCAAACTGTTTTGCTGGAAATCCAAGCAACTGATACCCAGCATGGATTTTCCATTCCTGATCTCGGCGTGCGTGTCGATGCCATCCCTGGAGAGAAGAAAACCATCAAGATAACGCCAACCAAAAATGGCAGATTTGTGTTCTACTGCGACATTTTTTGCGGTTCGGGCCATGAACAAATGGCAGGGGAAATTATTGTAGAAACCTAAATATTACAAATCTAATCAGAATTTAATTTTTACCTTCTTTGAGGTGGAATAGCACTAGCCTTGACAACCACTTTATGCAGCCAGTCTGATTCATTCAGCCACTTGAATTTCCAATGCCCGAGTTATCAAAGCCCTGGAAATCCACTTCAAGTGGCCACTTTCAACCTATCAGCTCACTATTAATCCGCCAAATCCACAAAGCCATGCAAGCCCCGCTTTGATTCAGCAGCCAGCCAATTTTGCAGGAACAATAGTTCTTCAGTGGGGCTTAATTGATCCAAGGGCTGTTTCTTTTTTAATAATCTGAATGCCGCCGACAATACTTTGAGTTTGTCACCACTGATGCCGGCGCGTCTTAAGCCCACCAGATTTAAACGGTAATGACGGGCAGGTCGTCCGCCGATCAGCATATAGGGCAACACATCCATATTAATGCCGGTAGTACCCTGAACAATGGCGTAAGAACCGATACGGCAAAACTGATGTACCACCACAGCTCCCCCCATAAAGACATTGTTACCGACTTGAACAAAGCCGCCGATGGCGACATTGTTGGCGAAAATAGTTTTGTTACCGACACTGCAATCGTGAGCGACATGGCTGTTGTTCATGAAATAGCAATTAGAGCCAATACGGGTACTACCATCCACCACGGTAGCACGATGTGCGGTAAAACCTTCCCTGAAAACATTACCGTCGCCAATTTCCAGCCAACTGACAGTTTCCGGATTGAAACCGGTATCTTGCGGCAAGCCACCCAGCACAGCGTGAGGATGGAGAATATTAGCTTCTCCCATGCGAACCCGGCCATGAACTACGGCATGAGCACCAATTTGGCTGCCGGCACCGATCACTGCACCGGCTTCGATTACGGCAAACGGCCCAACGCTGACACCATCGCCTAATACGGCATTAGCTTCGACATAGGCAGTGGGATGTATGGTTATTGGCATGTTATCCTCTGGGATGATGTTGGGTATGAATTTGTTTCAGGCGTTGCTGAGCGATATGGGTATAAATCTGAGTAGTCGATAAATCCGCATGACCCAGCAGCATTTGCACCACGCGCAAGTCGGCGCCATGATTCAGCAAATGGGTGGCAAACGCATGACGCAAGGTATGCGGCGATAAATGTTTATCTATACCGGCCTGCTTGGCCTGATTTTTGATGATATGCCAAAACGCCTGTCTTGTCATATTCGTGCCGCGCTGAGTAATAAACAGATAATCGCTTTGGCGTTTACCCAAAATTTGCGGTCTGACACTATTAATATAATGCTCCAGCCAGTCCATAGCCTCTTCGCCAAACGGTACCAGTCGTTCTTTGTCGCCTTTGCCGATAATCCTTACACAGCCCTGGCGCATGTGCAGTTGCTGAAAAGTTAATTCGACCAATTCAGATACCCGCAAACCGGTGGCATAGAGCAGTTCCAACATGGTTCTGTCTCTAAATCCCAATGGTACTATGGTGTTGGGGGCTTGTAATAAGGCCTCGACATCCGCTTCGGATAAGGAGGCCGGCAAAGATCGGCCCAGGCGCGGTGCGTCAATAAGACTGGTGGGGTTGACCTGTATTTGTTTTTCCCGAAGCAAATAGCCGTAAAAACGCCGCAAACTGGACAGCCCACGCGCTGCCGAGCGATTGGCACTACCCTGAGTTTGCCGGTAGTGCAGATAGGCCGAAATATCCTCAGTAACAACTTCCGCCAGCGTTTTGAGTTTTAGCCAGTCATCGAATTGTTTAAGGTCAGTGCCGTATGCTGCCAGAGTGTTATTACTTAAACCATGTTCCAGCCACAATGCATTCAGAAAGGCCTCTATGCTCTGAGTTGACTTCATGACTTTAATTACCCAGTTTGCAGATACAAAAAAAGGCAGCTCAAGGCTGCCTTTTGGCGTGATAAAAACTTTAACTCAGCAAATACTGCTATGCACAATGGCTGTTAGCCATCCCGTCCATCAATCGGGCAGTATCGGCAACACCGACACTGGATTTGATTTGCATCAGGGTAGCAAAATGGTGCCGGTTACAGCCCCAGCCATGTTTGCAGTTGTTGCTTAAGACAGTTTTTCTTTGATACGGGCAGCTTTACCTGTCAGATCACGCAGATAATACAGTTTGGCGCGGCGCACATCACCACGGCGTTTAACTTCGATACCGCCAACCGCCGGGCTGTGAGTTTGGAAAACCCGCTCTACGCCGACACCATGTGAAATTTTTCTGACGGTAAAAGCTGAATTCAAGCCGCGATTACGTTTGGCAATGACTACACCTTCAAACGCCTGTAATCTTTCCCGGGTGCCTTCCACTACTCTTACCTGCACAACAACGGTATCGCCTGGGTTAAATTCAGGCACATCTGTTTTTAACTGTGCATTTTCTAATTCATTAATTATGTTACTCATTACCCTACCCTAATGTATCAACTTCAGTTCTAAATTCATTCAGCAAAGCTTGCTGCTCTGCACTTAATTCCTGTTTTTCCAGCAAGTCCGGCCGTTTCAACCAGGTTCTGCCCAAGGACTGTTTCATTCTCCAACGTTTAATCTCGGCGTGATTGCCGCTTAATAAAACATCGGGCACATCACCCAGATCACTTTGCTCAGGCCGCGTATAGTGCGGACAATCCAGCAATCCGTTGACATGGGAATCCTGTTTGGCTGAGTCTTCATCACCCAGCACACCAGGCAGCAAACGGCTTACTGCATCAATAACAATCAGGGCCGCCAATTCACCGCCGCTGATGACATAATCTCCCAACGACCATTCTTCATCGCATATCTGGCCGATAAAGCGTTCGTCTATACCTTCGTAGCGTCCTGCCACCAGAATTAACTGCCGGTGTTGGCTGGCTTCCTGCATCAATTGCTGGGTAATGGGCTTACCTTGTGGACTCAGATAAACTACTTTACTCAGGCCACCAGCCTGTTGCTGTTTTGCCGCATTTACCGCATCAAGCAAAGGTTGAAACTTCATTACCATACCCGGGCCGCCGCCATAAGGACGATCATCGACAGTACGATGTTTATCCTGAGTATAATCACGCGGATTCCAGAGATTCAGCGCCACAATGCCCTGCTCTATAGCTCTGCCGGTTACCCCGTAACTGGCTGCGCTACAAACCATTTCCGGAAACAGACTGACAACATCAAAACGCATTACTATATTCAGAAATCCGGATCCCAGTCCACAATCATTAGTTCGGCTGCCAAATCTATACTTAATACTGTCTGCGGCTGCAAAAAGGGTATCAAGCGTTCAATTTCACCGTCTTTAACTACCAACACGTCATTGGCACCGGTTTCCAGCAAATGATCGACTTTACCCAGTTTTATACCAACAGCGGTTTCCACCGCCAGACCCACAAGATCTGTCCAATAGTATTCACCCGCCCTGGCTGCCGGCAATTGTGCCCGGCGAATCAGAATATCTGAACCCAGCAAGGCAAAAGCCGCATCGCGATCGGAAACACCTTCCAACTCGGCGACCACAGTATTACCGTGGCGTTGCCCGGCAAGCACTTTAACTTCCCTGGTTTGCTGATTTTTTTGCAATACCCAAGGTGTATAACTGAGGATATTCTCGCGCGGCTCGGTAAATGAATATATTTTTACCCATCCTTTTACGCCGAAAACGCCGGAAATTTGACCAGCGTTCAGAAAGTCCTGATTAGGCAAAACGGCGACTTAAGCTGCTGCTTTGACAGCGTCTTTAATCAATTTGGCGACGCGATCAGTTGGTTGAGCGCCATTAGACTTCCAATACTGAACGCGTTCGCTATCCAGTACCAGTCTTTGCTCGGCACCACGCGCCAATGGATTGAAGAAACCAACACGCTCAATGTAACGACCATCGCGGCTGTTTCTGCTGTCAGTAACAACTACGTGATAAAAAGGGCGATTTTTAGAGCCGCCTCTGGACAAACGAATGCTTACCATTATGAATACCTTTGAAACACAAATCGGAGTTTAATTTTCCTATTTTACGCGATTTTCCGCATAAGTGAAGTGCTAATTATATTTTTTACAATCTCATGCCGCGCATATTGCTTTGTAAGCCGCGCATCATGTTAGCCAGATTGCCTTTACTAAATTTTTTCATCATTTTTTCCATCATCTGATGCTGCTTCAACACCCGGTTTACCGCCTGGACATCCTGCCCACAACCTTTTGCTATCCGCTCCTTGCGACTGCCTTTGATCAGATCCGGAAAACGTCTTTCCTGCTTAGTCATGGAATTGATCACTGCAATCTGCCGAGCCAGATCGTTGTCATTAACTTTTTCTTTAATACCTTTCGACATAGCACCCATACCCGGCATTTTGTCGATCATGGCGCCAATACCACCCATGTTTTGCATTTGCAACAACTGCTCTTTTAAATCCTCCAGATTGAAGCTCTTACCTTTTTGGATTTTTTTAGCCAGTTGTTCGGCTTTAGTTCTATCAACTTTTTGCTCAATATCTTCAATCAGCGACAGCACATCGCCCATACCCAAAATCCGCGAAGCCAGCCGAT
Coding sequences within it:
- a CDS encoding metallophosphoesterase family protein, translating into MSNFPIPIGFNGPLINPNADQTLLKAIESINRLKHQPDFIVFTGDLTHTTDDPQERRLRMQAFRKIISNLHVKNIKFLPGEHDASLDKGAAYQEFFGDLHYSFDHKGIHFIALDNVSDPKALLGPAQLDWLKADLAQQHTDAPIVVLTHRPLFDLYPQWDWNTRDGQSALDLLLPFTNVAIFYGHIHQEHIHTTEHIIHYGAKSLIFPLPAPGLAPKRAPIPWKVDQPYAGLGYRNIESYSKQKTYSIDEIAISAGELI
- a CDS encoding cupredoxin domain-containing protein, translated to MNHKLMIIYLLALATLVADTHADTNNAAEADIPVIVITASRFVYSPNQITIKKGQTVLLEIQATDTQHGFSIPDLGVRVDAIPGEKKTIKITPTKNGRFVFYCDIFCGSGHEQMAGEIIVET
- the lpxA gene encoding acyl-ACP--UDP-N-acetylglucosamine O-acyltransferase yields the protein MPITIHPTAYVEANAVLGDGVSVGPFAVIEAGAVIGAGSQIGAHAVVHGRVRMGEANILHPHAVLGGLPQDTGFNPETVSWLEIGDGNVFREGFTAHRATVVDGSTRIGSNCYFMNNSHVAHDCSVGNKTIFANNVAIGGFVQVGNNVFMGGAVVVHQFCRIGSYAIVQGTTGINMDVLPYMLIGGRPARHYRLNLVGLRRAGISGDKLKVLSAAFRLLKKKQPLDQLSPTEELLFLQNWLAAESKRGLHGFVDLAD
- the xerD gene encoding site-specific tyrosine recombinase XerD; protein product: MKSTQSIEAFLNALWLEHGLSNNTLAAYGTDLKQFDDWLKLKTLAEVVTEDISAYLHYRQTQGSANRSAARGLSSLRRFYGYLLREKQIQVNPTSLIDAPRLGRSLPASLSEADVEALLQAPNTIVPLGFRDRTMLELLYATGLRVSELVELTFQQLHMRQGCVRIIGKGDKERLVPFGEEAMDWLEHYINSVRPQILGKRQSDYLFITQRGTNMTRQAFWHIIKNQAKQAGIDKHLSPHTLRHAFATHLLNHGADLRVVQMLLGHADLSTTQIYTHIAQQRLKQIHTQHHPRG
- the rplS gene encoding 50S ribosomal protein L19; this translates as MSNIINELENAQLKTDVPEFNPGDTVVVQVRVVEGTRERLQAFEGVVIAKRNRGLNSAFTVRKISHGVGVERVFQTHSPAVGGIEVKRRGDVRRAKLYYLRDLTGKAARIKEKLS
- the trmD gene encoding tRNA (guanosine(37)-N1)-methyltransferase TrmD; amino-acid sequence: MRFDVVSLFPEMVCSAASYGVTGRAIEQGIVALNLWNPRDYTQDKHRTVDDRPYGGGPGMVMKFQPLLDAVNAAKQQQAGGLSKVVYLSPQGKPITQQLMQEASQHRQLILVAGRYEGIDERFIGQICDEEWSLGDYVISGGELAALIVIDAVSRLLPGVLGDEDSAKQDSHVNGLLDCPHYTRPEQSDLGDVPDVLLSGNHAEIKRWRMKQSLGRTWLKRPDLLEKQELSAEQQALLNEFRTEVDTLG
- the rimM gene encoding ribosome maturation factor RimM (Essential for efficient processing of 16S rRNA); the protein is MPNQDFLNAGQISGVFGVKGWVKIYSFTEPRENILSYTPWVLQKNQQTREVKVLAGQRHGNTVVAELEGVSDRDAAFALLGSDILIRRAQLPAARAGEYYWTDLVGLAVETAVGIKLGKVDHLLETGANDVLVVKDGEIERLIPFLQPQTVLSIDLAAELMIVDWDPDF
- the rpsP gene encoding 30S ribosomal protein S16, with the protein product MVSIRLSRGGSKNRPFYHVVVTDSRNSRDGRYIERVGFFNPLARGAEQRLVLDSERVQYWKSNGAQPTDRVAKLIKDAVKAAA